One Cupriavidus taiwanensis DNA window includes the following coding sequences:
- a CDS encoding type II toxin-antitoxin system RelE/ParE family toxin, with amino-acid sequence MIQSFRCTDTAALFAGRYVRRFASCHRVAERKLAMLDDAATLESLRSPPGNRLEMLRGDRNGRFSIRVNAQWRICFIWTHDGPAAVEMLDYH; translated from the coding sequence ATGATCCAGTCATTCAGATGTACCGACACCGCTGCCCTGTTTGCAGGGCGTTACGTTCGGCGTTTCGCCAGTTGCCACCGGGTTGCCGAGCGAAAACTGGCCATGCTGGACGATGCAGCCACGCTGGAATCGCTGCGCTCTCCCCCGGGCAACCGGCTGGAAATGCTGCGCGGCGATCGCAACGGGCGCTTCAGCATTCGCGTCAATGCGCAATGGCGGATCTGTTTCATCTGGACGCATGACGGCCCTGCAGCCGTCGAAATGCTGGATTACCACTGA
- a CDS encoding HigA family addiction module antitoxin, with the protein MARFENGMRPVHPGEILREEYLVPLDMSANALALALRVTPARINEIVREQRGITPDTALRLARYFGGDARSWMNLQVSYDLKVAQRDHGERIAAEVVPREGMDHELPSA; encoded by the coding sequence ATGGCTCGATTCGAGAATGGCATGCGCCCCGTTCACCCGGGCGAAATCCTGCGCGAGGAGTACCTCGTGCCGCTGGACATGAGCGCCAATGCGCTGGCACTGGCGCTGCGCGTCACGCCGGCCCGCATCAACGAGATCGTGCGCGAGCAGCGCGGCATCACGCCGGACACTGCGCTGCGCCTGGCACGATACTTCGGTGGAGACGCGCGATCGTGGATGAATCTGCAGGTCTCTTATGACCTGAAAGTCGCGCAGCGAGACCATGGCGAGCGCATTGCCGCGGAAGTGGTCCCGCGCGAAGGCATGGACCACGAACTTCCGTCAGCGTAG
- a CDS encoding serine hydrolase domain-containing protein, with the protein MSLKPHWKSSRPWRRLAGVALVLASVPAWSQPAASAASAAPAPAAAATTVAAALATDPNVLGWMEGFPPPPDKLITHVPGGNRFPRNRWLFSHVRELVPTASVWRGPGPASALPRAEQPIGAIPFTDADGARRTFDEMLALTYTDGILVMHKGKVIYERYFGALDSHTPHIAMSVTKSFVGTLAAMLAAEGKLDPAAPVTRYLPEMAGTAYGDATVRQVMDMTIGVRYSEDYADPKAEVWDYARAGGMLARPANYNGPGTFYDFLKTLQKDGSHDAAFAYKTVNAEVLAWIVRRASGQSLAKLLSERIWQPMGAEQDAYFTVDSIGTESGGGGLNTTLRDLARFGETIRGNGRFNGKQIIPASVVADIRRGGSREHFARSGSASVLPGWSYRDMWWVSHDSHGMFQAAGIHGQRIYIDPQAELTIVRYASHPVAGNGANNAITFRAFRAVAEALSR; encoded by the coding sequence ATGTCGTTGAAGCCCCATTGGAAATCCTCGCGGCCATGGCGCCGCCTCGCCGGCGTGGCGCTGGTGCTGGCGAGCGTGCCGGCGTGGAGCCAGCCCGCCGCCAGTGCAGCCAGCGCGGCGCCCGCGCCCGCCGCAGCAGCGACCACGGTCGCGGCGGCACTGGCCACCGACCCGAACGTGCTGGGCTGGATGGAGGGCTTTCCGCCGCCGCCGGACAAGCTGATCACGCATGTGCCGGGGGGCAACAGATTTCCGCGCAACCGCTGGCTGTTTTCGCACGTGCGCGAGCTGGTGCCGACCGCATCGGTATGGCGCGGACCCGGCCCGGCCAGCGCGCTGCCGCGCGCGGAACAGCCCATCGGCGCGATCCCGTTCACCGATGCCGACGGTGCGCGCCGCACCTTCGACGAGATGCTGGCGTTGACCTATACCGACGGCATCCTGGTGATGCACAAGGGCAAGGTCATCTACGAGCGCTATTTCGGCGCGCTCGACAGCCATACGCCGCATATCGCGATGTCGGTGACGAAGTCGTTCGTCGGCACGCTGGCGGCCATGCTGGCGGCGGAGGGCAAGCTGGACCCGGCCGCGCCGGTGACGCGCTACCTGCCGGAGATGGCCGGCACCGCCTACGGCGATGCCACGGTGCGGCAGGTGATGGACATGACCATCGGCGTGCGCTATTCCGAGGACTATGCCGATCCCAAGGCCGAGGTCTGGGACTACGCGCGCGCCGGCGGCATGCTGGCCCGCCCGGCGAACTACAACGGTCCCGGCACGTTCTACGACTTCCTGAAGACGCTGCAGAAGGACGGCAGCCACGATGCCGCGTTCGCCTACAAGACTGTCAATGCCGAGGTGCTGGCGTGGATCGTGCGCCGCGCCTCTGGCCAGTCGCTGGCGAAGCTGCTGTCGGAGCGGATCTGGCAGCCGATGGGCGCGGAGCAGGACGCGTATTTCACCGTCGACAGCATCGGCACCGAATCCGGCGGCGGCGGCCTGAACACCACGCTGCGCGATCTCGCGCGCTTTGGCGAGACCATCCGCGGCAACGGGCGCTTCAACGGCAAGCAGATCATCCCGGCGTCAGTCGTCGCCGATATCCGCCGCGGCGGCAGCCGCGAGCACTTTGCCAGGTCTGGCAGCGCGTCGGTGTTGCCGGGCTGGAGCTACCGCGACATGTGGTGGGTCTCGCACGACAGCCACGGCATGTTCCAGGCCGCCGGCATCCACGGCCAGCGCATCTACATCGATCCGCAAGCCGAGCTGACCATCGTGCGGTACGCCTCGCATCCGGTGGCCGGCAACGGCGCCAACAACGCGATCACGTTCCGGGCCTTCAGGGCGGTGGCGGAAGCGTTGTCGCGATAG
- a CDS encoding MarR family winged helix-turn-helix transcriptional regulator yields the protein MSADAPTHSILEFMSFRLNRLCEMTKDSASGFYEREFGIGLRELRVLRFAGLEPGLTLTRLIELALLEKTVTSKLVTALAKRGLLRREVGEADARQLNLYLTPAGEALVAQTYQRGDMLEKMFLSVLTQAEVQTLDRCIDKLTAALIAHQQGAGASTD from the coding sequence ATGTCCGCTGACGCTCCCACCCACTCCATCCTCGAATTCATGTCATTCCGCCTGAACCGGCTCTGCGAAATGACCAAGGATTCGGCCTCCGGCTTCTATGAGCGCGAGTTCGGCATCGGCTTGCGGGAATTGCGTGTGCTGCGTTTCGCCGGGCTGGAGCCGGGCCTGACGCTGACGCGGTTGATCGAGCTGGCGCTGCTGGAAAAAACGGTGACATCGAAGCTGGTCACCGCGCTGGCTAAGCGCGGCCTGTTGCGCCGGGAAGTTGGCGAGGCGGATGCCCGGCAGCTGAATCTCTACCTGACGCCGGCCGGCGAAGCCCTGGTGGCGCAGACCTACCAGCGCGGCGACATGCTGGAGAAGATGTTCCTGTCGGTGCTGACCCAGGCGGAAGTGCAGACACTGGACCGCTGCATCGACAAGCTCACCGCAGCACTGATCGCGCACCAGCAAGGCGCGGGGGCATCGACTGACTGA
- the ribA gene encoding GTP cyclohydrolase II produces MNDTEIELIDSARLPTRFGDFTAHAFKGADSGIEHLALSVGDVSGDNVLIRLHSECLTGDVFGSCRCDCGPQLELAMEKIAAEGRGILLYLRGHEGRGIGLAEKIRAYRLQDGGLDTVDANLALGQAIDARNYAFAADLLHQWGVRSVRLMSNNPLKAAALEKAGITVSEQLRHIVPSNAENEKYLATKRTRMGHLLD; encoded by the coding sequence ATGAATGACACAGAAATTGAGCTGATCGACTCGGCACGGCTGCCGACGCGGTTCGGCGACTTCACGGCGCACGCCTTCAAAGGCGCCGATTCAGGCATCGAGCACCTGGCCCTCAGCGTGGGCGATGTGTCGGGCGACAACGTCCTGATCCGCCTGCATTCCGAATGCCTGACCGGTGACGTGTTCGGCTCTTGCCGCTGCGATTGCGGCCCGCAGCTCGAACTCGCCATGGAAAAGATCGCCGCCGAGGGCCGCGGCATCCTGCTGTACCTGCGCGGCCACGAAGGCCGCGGCATCGGCCTGGCCGAAAAGATCCGCGCCTACCGCCTGCAGGATGGCGGGCTCGACACCGTCGACGCCAACCTGGCCCTGGGCCAGGCCATCGACGCCCGCAACTACGCCTTTGCCGCGGACCTGCTGCACCAGTGGGGCGTCAGGTCGGTGCGCCTGATGAGCAATAACCCGCTGAAAGCCGCCGCGCTCGAGAAGGCCGGCATTACCGTCTCGGAGCAACTGCGCCACATCGTGCCGTCCAACGCCGAGAACGAGAAATACCTGGCGACCAAGCGTACGCGGATGGGGCATTTGCTGGATTGA
- a CDS encoding riboflavin biosynthesis protein RibA, which yields MTDNPLNAEAASTKIAALFDTKLAASNAAERVCYEAHLKRGQVRLVHPYEAHFGRKLEPENDGIVHTAVRSHLIMAALGAVVGLAVVGILHRQEVDAVMQSPGLAAGAALFLGVMFGMLLAGLMTARPDHQLVITPVREAVQHGRWAVLVHPTTPQQCNEALRALRNTTAEVLRTA from the coding sequence ATGACCGACAATCCACTCAACGCCGAGGCAGCCAGCACCAAGATCGCGGCGCTGTTCGACACCAAGCTGGCGGCAAGCAACGCCGCCGAGCGCGTCTGTTACGAGGCCCACCTGAAGCGCGGGCAAGTGCGGCTGGTACACCCCTACGAGGCGCATTTCGGCCGCAAGCTCGAGCCGGAAAACGACGGCATCGTTCACACCGCGGTGCGCTCGCACCTGATCATGGCGGCGCTGGGCGCCGTGGTCGGCCTCGCCGTGGTCGGCATCCTGCACCGGCAGGAAGTCGATGCGGTGATGCAGAGCCCGGGCCTGGCGGCGGGCGCGGCGCTTTTCCTCGGGGTGATGTTCGGCATGCTGCTGGCCGGCTTGATGACGGCACGGCCGGACCACCAGCTGGTGATCACGCCGGTGCGCGAGGCGGTTCAGCATGGCCGCTGGGCGGTGCTGGTGCATCCCACCACGCCGCAACAGTGCAACGAGGCCCTGCGTGCGCTGCGCAATACCACCGCCGAAGTGCTCAGGACCGCCTGA
- a CDS encoding Lrp/AsnC family transcriptional regulator: MAQSPKLDDTDRRILRELRRDGRLSNARLAEQVGLSATPCWNRVRALEESGVIEGYAALLNQKALGLPDTVLIEVTLERHDDDMLYRFGKALAELPEVMEAYLLTGEYDYLIKVAVAGTQGYEEFLRHKLYKLPGLRHSHSTFVLRTLKRETSVEP; encoded by the coding sequence ATGGCACAGTCGCCCAAACTCGATGACACCGACCGCCGCATCCTGCGCGAACTGCGGCGCGACGGCCGCCTGTCCAATGCGCGCCTGGCGGAGCAGGTGGGACTGTCGGCCACGCCGTGCTGGAACCGCGTGCGGGCGCTGGAAGAGAGCGGGGTGATAGAAGGCTACGCCGCGCTACTGAACCAGAAGGCGCTGGGCTTGCCCGACACCGTGCTGATCGAAGTCACGCTGGAGCGGCACGACGACGACATGCTGTACCGCTTCGGCAAGGCGCTGGCAGAACTGCCGGAGGTGATGGAGGCCTACCTGCTGACCGGCGAATACGATTACCTGATCAAGGTTGCGGTGGCCGGCACGCAGGGCTATGAGGAGTTCCTGCGGCACAAGCTCTACAAGCTGCCGGGCCTGCGTCACAGCCATTCGACCTTCGTGCTGCGCACGCTCAAGCGCGAGACTTCGGTAGAGCCGTGA
- a CDS encoding AsnC family transcriptional regulator, which translates to MPATRPLPTLRLSLRLAPADLFGAMEWVLANARRTGLAPQQLRFDTAPQAVMHATLTADDAGLLWLFLRRLDNGFDVELLVADVEDPDDDTVAEPAPRAATRCNGAAALMLTA; encoded by the coding sequence ATGCCAGCCACCCGCCCGCTCCCCACCTTGCGCCTTTCTTTGCGTCTCGCCCCCGCCGACCTGTTCGGCGCCATGGAATGGGTGCTGGCCAATGCGCGCCGTACCGGCCTGGCGCCGCAGCAGTTGCGCTTCGACACCGCCCCGCAGGCCGTCATGCATGCGACGCTGACGGCAGACGACGCCGGCCTGCTGTGGCTGTTCCTGCGCCGGCTCGATAACGGCTTCGACGTGGAGCTGCTGGTCGCGGACGTGGAGGATCCCGACGACGACACGGTGGCAGAACCGGCGCCGCGCGCGGCCACCCGCTGCAACGGCGCCGCCGCGCTGATGCTGACCGCCTGA
- a CDS encoding LysR family transcriptional regulator, with amino-acid sequence MIEVRHLRSLVAIAESGKLASAAERVHVSQSALSHQIKAIEAHYGVPLFDRTRQGLRFTPAGERLLALAREVLAAVSAADRDIERLKGDTRGELRVVLECHTCFDWLMPVMDEFRRRWPEVEVDLVAGFHADPIALLRNGRADMVIGSQPAARRGLEVAPLFRFEILAVIANEHRLRNKRRIEAADLAGETLITYPVPESRIDLIREVLEPAGIHLERRTAELTVAVLQLVASRRGVAALPNWGVKNYVDHDYVLAKRIGARGLWSELYATVPAAMARRPYVADFVAIVRDTCAAQLDGIELLAAAA; translated from the coding sequence ATGATCGAAGTCCGCCATTTGCGTTCACTGGTGGCGATTGCCGAGTCGGGCAAGCTGGCCAGCGCGGCCGAGCGCGTCCATGTCAGCCAGTCAGCGCTGTCGCACCAGATCAAGGCGATCGAGGCGCACTACGGCGTGCCGCTGTTCGACCGCACGCGCCAGGGCCTGCGCTTCACGCCGGCGGGCGAGCGCCTGCTGGCGCTGGCGCGCGAGGTGCTGGCCGCGGTCAGCGCGGCCGACCGCGATATCGAACGGCTCAAGGGCGACACCCGCGGCGAGCTGCGCGTGGTGCTGGAATGCCATACCTGCTTTGACTGGCTGATGCCGGTGATGGACGAATTCCGGCGGCGCTGGCCCGAAGTGGAAGTGGACCTGGTCGCCGGCTTCCATGCCGACCCGATCGCGCTGCTGCGCAACGGCCGCGCCGACATGGTGATCGGCTCGCAGCCGGCGGCGCGGCGCGGGCTGGAGGTGGCGCCGCTGTTCCGCTTCGAGATCCTGGCGGTCATCGCCAACGAACACCGGCTGCGCAACAAGCGCCGCATCGAAGCCGCCGACCTTGCCGGCGAAACCCTGATTACCTACCCGGTGCCCGAGTCGCGCATCGACCTGATCCGCGAGGTGCTCGAACCCGCCGGCATCCACCTGGAGCGGCGCACCGCCGAGCTGACGGTGGCGGTGCTGCAACTGGTGGCGAGCCGCCGCGGCGTCGCGGCGCTGCCCAACTGGGGCGTGAAGAACTATGTCGACCACGACTACGTGCTGGCCAAGCGCATCGGCGCCCGGGGGCTGTGGAGCGAACTCTACGCGACCGTGCCGGCGGCGATGGCGCGGCGGCCCTACGTGGCGGATTTCGTCGCGATCGTGCGCGATACCTGCGCGGCGCAGCTCGACGGGATCGAGTTGCTGGCAGCGGCAGCGTAG